A window of Armatimonadota bacterium contains these coding sequences:
- a CDS encoding aminotransferase class III-fold pyridoxal phosphate-dependent enzyme: MEQTPGLSEGEQIIEETIEKYVAYVNPTLANLMRFAGFGDVEASAKGIYVTDYSGNRYIDCLGGYGVFSLGHRHPTVVAAVEEQLNSMPLSSKIFFNKPLADLCELLAEITPGKLQYSFICNSGTEAIEGAIKAARIYTKRSEFICTLGGFHGKSLGSLSATGREIYREPFQPLVPGFVHVPFGDVNAVAEVISEKTAAVIVEPIQGEGGIHIPPEDYLPGLRELCTQNGALLIVDEVQTGLGRTGKMFAVEHWGVEPDIMTLAKALGGGVMPIGAFIGTPEIWDAMFRENPLMHTSTFGGNPLACRAAIAAIHVTRADDLPGRAVRLGERFIGKLREVQAKHPDALADVRGLGLMIGAEFTHEDIGELVIGGLARRGVIAAYTLNNPKVIRFEPPLIIDEDQLDVVAEIFDESIAEATELLKGII, translated from the coding sequence ATGGAGCAAACACCGGGATTGTCTGAGGGCGAGCAGATTATTGAGGAAACAATCGAGAAATATGTTGCTTATGTAAATCCGACATTGGCAAATCTAATGCGGTTTGCTGGGTTCGGAGATGTTGAGGCGAGTGCAAAAGGCATTTATGTTACCGATTACTCAGGCAACCGTTATATTGACTGCTTAGGTGGATACGGCGTTTTCAGCCTTGGTCATCGCCATCCTACAGTTGTGGCGGCGGTTGAAGAACAACTAAACTCAATGCCGCTATCCTCTAAGATATTCTTCAACAAACCACTCGCGGATTTGTGTGAGCTGCTAGCAGAAATTACACCTGGCAAGCTGCAGTATAGCTTCATCTGCAATAGTGGAACAGAAGCAATTGAGGGTGCAATCAAGGCTGCACGAATTTATACGAAACGTTCGGAGTTCATATGCACCCTTGGTGGCTTTCACGGGAAGAGTTTGGGTTCTCTTAGCGCTACAGGACGCGAGATTTACCGCGAACCTTTCCAGCCACTAGTCCCAGGGTTCGTCCATGTTCCATTTGGCGATGTCAACGCAGTGGCAGAAGTCATTTCAGAAAAGACAGCCGCTGTAATAGTCGAGCCAATCCAGGGCGAGGGAGGAATCCACATACCGCCAGAAGATTATTTGCCTGGTTTACGTGAGCTGTGTACGCAGAACGGTGCCCTACTTATTGTTGATGAAGTGCAAACGGGTTTGGGACGAACTGGGAAGATGTTTGCGGTGGAGCACTGGGGTGTTGAACCAGACATCATGACTTTGGCAAAAGCGCTTGGCGGCGGCGTGATGCCAATCGGGGCTTTTATAGGCACTCCCGAAATCTGGGATGCGATGTTTCGTGAGAATCCTCTTATGCATACTTCAACATTTGGTGGAAACCCTCTGGCATGCAGAGCGGCTATTGCGGCAATTCATGTTACAAGGGCTGACGACCTTCCAGGGCGTGCGGTACGACTTGGCGAACGTTTCATTGGCAAGCTTAGAGAAGTGCAGGCAAAGCATCCTGATGCGCTTGCAGATGTTAGGGGCCTCGGCTTGATGATTGGGGCGGAATTTACTCATGAGGATATTGGTGAGCTGGTAATCGGCGGCTTGGCGAGGCGAGGGGTAATTGCAGCATATACACTTAACAATCCGAAAGTAATTCGTTTTGAACCGCCGTTGATTATTGATGAAGATCAACTTGATGTTGTAGCGGAAATATTTGACGAATCAATAGCAGAAGCAACAGAATTGCTAAAGGGAATTATATAA
- a CDS encoding MFS transporter encodes MARQDDSPQGNETGDSHSKLPEHLVKRTVRLSYVQSMLGAVYSASTGGMFIIGYALKLGADNVQIGLMSTVPMLCVVVQLFSALLVERGFSRRLLTISASILNVAGWALIILIPYIFKNASSDAKIAALIAIITLNTAFAYISGNARASWVGDIIPARTMGIFFGRVMMYAGIVGTVLALIEGTVLDHIKSRGIAAFNWLFLFGMVFGLLNVLLFVPQPDVRVKSKSLEAKYFHLIRDTFSNRSLTMVMLYGLVWSMQSLAAPFYATYMLRDLRMSFLGIGVLTGVSTVTVLLSSSFWGKVVDMYGSRPVLITCTAAITPAPLVWIWLTTAKAVYFVIPAINILAGFTAAGVSVALSALLYKVTPSSGRAMQFAIYSIVILLLVSPMPTIGGHLPGWLKSLGINADLRCTFYTSALFLLGATLVARRIHEPNSAGAREMVRNLPSHLRSPSTLVSIE; translated from the coding sequence GTGGCAAGGCAGGATGATTCTCCTCAGGGCAATGAGACAGGTGATTCGCATAGTAAGCTGCCAGAGCATTTGGTAAAGCGGACAGTCCGCTTGTCGTATGTTCAGTCGATGCTCGGCGCAGTCTACAGCGCCTCTACAGGCGGAATGTTTATAATCGGATATGCTCTTAAGTTGGGCGCCGATAATGTCCAGATTGGTTTGATGAGCACAGTCCCAATGCTGTGTGTTGTCGTACAATTGTTTTCGGCGCTACTGGTCGAGCGTGGGTTTAGCCGCCGTTTATTGACAATCAGCGCTTCAATACTCAATGTTGCTGGATGGGCGCTGATAATTCTAATTCCCTATATTTTTAAAAATGCTTCTTCTGACGCAAAGATTGCCGCGCTAATTGCTATTATTACTCTCAACACAGCGTTTGCATATATATCAGGAAATGCTAGGGCGAGCTGGGTGGGTGACATAATTCCTGCACGAACAATGGGCATATTCTTTGGGCGAGTTATGATGTATGCGGGGATTGTTGGAACAGTTCTGGCTCTAATTGAGGGAACGGTGTTGGACCACATCAAAAGCCGCGGAATAGCTGCTTTCAACTGGCTTTTCCTTTTTGGAATGGTTTTTGGACTGCTAAATGTGTTGCTTTTTGTACCTCAGCCTGATGTTAGAGTCAAAAGCAAAAGTTTGGAAGCAAAATATTTCCACTTAATCCGCGATACGTTTTCGAATCGCAGTTTGACGATGGTTATGCTTTATGGTCTTGTGTGGTCAATGCAGTCCTTAGCGGCGCCGTTCTACGCTACGTACATGCTGCGTGACCTTAGAATGTCTTTTTTGGGTATCGGTGTTTTAACTGGCGTATCCACAGTTACCGTTCTTCTTTCATCATCCTTTTGGGGGAAAGTTGTGGATATGTATGGCTCACGGCCAGTGCTTATCACGTGCACTGCTGCTATCACACCCGCGCCACTCGTGTGGATATGGTTAACTACCGCCAAAGCAGTGTACTTTGTAATTCCAGCAATCAACATCTTAGCTGGGTTTACGGCGGCGGGGGTTTCGGTAGCTCTGAGTGCACTCCTTTACAAAGTTACTCCAAGTTCGGGTAGGGCAATGCAATTTGCTATTTATTCCATCGTCATTCTGCTGTTGGTCTCTCCGATGCCAACAATTGGTGGTCATCTCCCTGGCTGGTTGAAGTCGCTAGGGATTAATGCAGACCTTAGATGCACATTCTATACTTCGGCGCTGTTTCTTCTTGGTGCGACTTTGGTTGCTAGGCGTATTCACGAGCCGAACTCGGCTGGTGCGCGCGAAATGGTCCGAAATCTTCCTTCCCACCTTCGCTCCCCAAGCACTTTAGTATCCATCGAGTAA
- the purQ gene encoding phosphoribosylformylglycinamidine synthase I — protein sequence MERNALNFGIHTPNTSAVVTVLYGPGINCHEETAFAIEKAGLNAKIVNFQDILTGEERLTSYQAIVIPGGFSWGDHLGSGRIFGLHLVACVADQLRELVETGKPILGICNGFQILVETGLLPAGTVGERQAALLQNKSARFESRWVELIVTDDKSIWTKGLHGRILRMPVAHGEGRLYWENDDIIHPVVCYSKNNQPTEEYPYCPSGSPKGIAGIRDSTGLIFGLMPHPERATLPWHGSSDGIEIFKNLAQHLKR from the coding sequence ATGGAAAGAAACGCTCTTAATTTTGGAATTCACACGCCAAACACCTCCGCTGTAGTGACAGTCCTATATGGCCCTGGCATTAATTGCCACGAAGAAACTGCATTTGCAATCGAGAAAGCTGGCCTTAATGCCAAAATCGTCAACTTTCAGGATATCCTGACAGGCGAGGAGCGCTTAACTAGCTATCAGGCAATAGTGATTCCCGGCGGTTTTTCATGGGGCGATCACCTTGGTTCAGGGCGCATCTTTGGCTTGCACCTGGTCGCTTGTGTTGCAGACCAGCTTCGTGAACTTGTGGAAACAGGTAAGCCGATACTGGGAATTTGCAATGGTTTCCAAATACTTGTCGAAACAGGTCTTCTTCCGGCGGGCACTGTTGGCGAGCGTCAGGCGGCGCTGCTTCAAAACAAGTCTGCACGCTTCGAAAGTCGGTGGGTAGAGCTAATAGTAACAGACGATAAAAGCATTTGGACCAAAGGTTTGCATGGACGCATTCTCCGAATGCCTGTTGCTCATGGCGAGGGCCGCCTTTATTGGGAAAACGATGACATTATCCATCCCGTGGTTTGTTATTCAAAAAACAACCAGCCGACCGAAGAGTATCCCTATTGCCCAAGCGGGTCTCCAAAAGGGATTGCTGGAATACGTGACTCGACTGGCTTAATCTTCGGCCTTATGCCCCATCCTGAACGTGCCACGCTTCCTTGGCACGGCTCTTCCGATGGTATTGAAATATTCAAGAACCTCGCGCAACATCTGAAGCGTTGA
- a CDS encoding endonuclease MutS2: MDAHTLKVLEFSDIICMLRERTACALGDDVARQLEPTNDFLAITEGQRETTEAKRILQEEGPLPLGGIHDIRPHVNKAAMDGVLGPSDLLEVAETLAAGRRLKGFIQKRQEMFPKLAEVAANIGVFPRIEEAVGECISESGEIRDTASPDLARIRSRLKAVHARLTDRLHSIIHSAEFRTMIQDPVIIQRGDRYCIPIKAEHRPHFPGIVHDSSASGATVFMEPASVVEMGNELKELALKEQHEIERILRRLSSMVKSSASEITVTLGALGRLDFISAKAKLSCDMNATEPLLNNEGRLDITKARHPLLKGEVVPIDVRLGEDFTALLITGPNTGGKTVALKTVGLLTLMAQSGLHIPANPGSELAVFDKVFADIGDEQSIQQSLSTFSSHMGNIVNIIRNLSQNSLVLLDEIGAGTDPAEGAALAKAILDNLMEKGVRVVATTHYGELKEFAFVRKGIENASVEFDIQTLQPTYRLMIGVPGSSNALAIASRLGLPPQIIQEAREMIGGRESSEEIIRKIEQTHRAAAEREQVAERISRDVEELKRRYEKRLEELEILRREIRQQLAEEIDRHVRKKIEELEQIIQDLKRIGSQPKKIDENRKKFKQRVKEIRDELEELLPEEKEEPEGPFVLKAGDQVRVTTFNVDGELLNDPGEGEALVMVGSMKVSVPFSVLRPAKSISKKIEKATGAVQISAEKVGQISPELKLIAQRVEQALINLDKYLDDAYLAGLASVRIIHGKGTGALRKAVWEFLANHHAVESFRLGEQDEGGTGATIVKLREK, translated from the coding sequence ATGGATGCCCACACCCTCAAGGTTCTCGAATTCAGCGATATAATTTGTATGCTCCGAGAGCGAACTGCGTGCGCACTCGGGGATGATGTCGCGCGTCAGCTCGAGCCCACTAACGACTTCCTTGCCATCACAGAGGGCCAAAGGGAAACAACAGAGGCAAAGAGAATCCTTCAAGAAGAAGGCCCGCTCCCTCTCGGCGGTATCCACGATATACGTCCTCATGTAAATAAGGCGGCAATGGACGGAGTTCTCGGTCCATCTGACCTGCTTGAAGTTGCCGAAACACTTGCGGCTGGCCGCAGACTGAAGGGCTTCATTCAGAAACGCCAAGAGATGTTTCCAAAACTAGCCGAGGTCGCGGCAAATATCGGCGTCTTCCCTCGAATTGAGGAGGCTGTCGGCGAATGCATTAGCGAAAGCGGCGAAATACGTGATACTGCTAGTCCAGACCTTGCCAGAATTCGAAGCAGATTGAAAGCCGTTCATGCTCGCCTAACAGATAGGCTTCATTCGATTATCCACTCAGCCGAATTCCGTACAATGATACAAGACCCGGTGATTATACAACGCGGCGATAGGTACTGCATTCCTATCAAAGCTGAGCACCGTCCTCATTTTCCCGGTATCGTTCACGATAGCAGTGCAAGCGGGGCAACTGTTTTCATGGAGCCTGCATCGGTCGTGGAGATGGGGAATGAGCTAAAGGAGTTGGCGTTAAAAGAGCAGCATGAGATTGAGAGAATTCTCCGACGGCTATCTAGCATGGTAAAGTCTAGTGCATCAGAAATTACAGTAACACTTGGTGCGCTGGGGAGGCTCGATTTTATATCTGCAAAGGCAAAGCTGAGTTGCGATATGAATGCAACCGAGCCGCTGCTTAACAACGAAGGTCGCCTTGACATAACAAAGGCGCGCCACCCTCTATTAAAAGGCGAGGTCGTGCCAATTGATGTTCGTCTTGGCGAGGATTTTACCGCTCTCCTCATCACAGGTCCAAACACTGGTGGAAAGACGGTTGCCCTTAAAACTGTAGGACTACTCACTCTGATGGCGCAAAGCGGCCTTCACATTCCTGCAAATCCTGGTAGCGAATTGGCAGTCTTCGATAAGGTCTTTGCAGATATAGGGGACGAGCAGAGCATTCAGCAGTCCCTTAGCACATTCTCGTCGCACATGGGGAACATTGTGAACATTATTCGCAATCTCAGCCAGAATTCACTTGTGCTACTTGATGAGATTGGCGCAGGAACCGACCCGGCGGAGGGGGCCGCACTTGCAAAGGCAATACTTGATAATCTAATGGAGAAGGGTGTAAGGGTTGTAGCTACCACTCACTACGGCGAGCTTAAAGAATTTGCTTTTGTTCGCAAAGGGATAGAAAATGCAAGTGTTGAGTTCGATATCCAAACTCTTCAGCCTACCTATCGGCTGATGATTGGTGTTCCTGGGAGCAGCAATGCTCTAGCAATTGCATCTCGCCTTGGCCTTCCACCTCAAATTATCCAGGAGGCACGCGAGATGATTGGCGGCAGGGAATCATCTGAGGAAATCATTCGCAAGATTGAGCAAACCCACCGTGCTGCGGCAGAGCGTGAGCAAGTCGCAGAGCGGATTTCAAGAGACGTTGAGGAGCTGAAAAGGCGCTACGAAAAGCGCCTAGAGGAACTTGAAATCCTTCGTCGGGAAATACGCCAACAGCTCGCTGAGGAAATTGACCGGCATGTGCGCAAGAAGATTGAAGAGTTAGAGCAGATAATTCAGGACCTAAAGCGCATCGGTAGTCAGCCAAAGAAAATTGATGAAAATAGGAAGAAGTTTAAGCAACGGGTAAAGGAAATCCGAGATGAATTGGAAGAACTGCTTCCAGAAGAAAAGGAGGAGCCAGAGGGGCCATTCGTTCTAAAAGCTGGGGACCAAGTCAGGGTAACTACATTTAATGTTGATGGCGAGTTGTTAAATGACCCGGGAGAGGGAGAAGCATTGGTCATGGTGGGTAGCATGAAAGTGAGCGTCCCGTTCAGTGTGCTTAGACCAGCCAAGAGCATATCAAAGAAAATCGAGAAAGCAACAGGCGCTGTTCAAATCTCAGCAGAGAAGGTGGGCCAAATTTCGCCTGAGCTTAAGCTTATTGCCCAGAGGGTTGAGCAAGCACTTATAAATCTTGACAAGTATCTTGACGACGCCTATCTAGCTGGCTTGGCGTCGGTTCGAATAATTCATGGCAAAGGAACTGGCGCATTAAGGAAGGCAGTTTGGGAATTTTTGGCGAATCATCATGCGGTGGAATCATTTCGTCTTGGCGAACAAGACGAAGGCGGCACGGGCGCAACCATAGTCAAACTTCGTGAAAAATAG